In Cryptomeria japonica chromosome 1, Sugi_1.0, whole genome shotgun sequence, the sequence ttcctaaaattttgattgtattttcaTGGAGAATTTCTACAAAGACGGCCATACAGCCATCAAATTTATAATGCTTGGCAATCAAAAGCATGCTTGTGCTCACACAAAGTGTTCtgctgattttattttttcaattttagtATTCCATTCCCTCTGTGTTGCGTTAACAGGTGAGCATGATGGCACTGATTAGACGCGCAATAGAGAGCAGTTCTCCATCTGACGGTCAGATAGCAGAGATACCTGCAGAATTTTAAGGCCGGGAGTGGCATATTGGTTGGTAGTTCGGTTTTTTTGTCGTTATCATTGGCTACGAATTGGGTGTTGAAATGGCAAATAAATTTTTAACTGGGTTTTTCCCCTTCCATGCCGGAAACAGATCGTTTTCTGTATGTGGGTGTTGTGTTTCATGGGATTAAGCTTGAGTTTTAGGCCATACACTTGCTTTTTCACCACTTTGAACAAGTTTCAGATTGAGTGGTTGCAAAAAGATGTAATGGTGAGGTGGGAAGAATTTGCAGAGACTTAAGTTTATtggatttggaatagataatgagCTTACAGATTTGGGTTTTTCCTTTTATCTTTTCgattttgtctttttatttttaaCTTTGTCTGAGGTGGATATAGTAAAGTTCAAAGCTTGATATGATGTTTAAGGTGGATTTGAAAGTGGGTGTGTTGTAAGTGGGTGTCTTATAGACCGGCCAATTCGGAACGTGACAGTCAAGCTTCCCAACTTCCCCCCGCCTCTGTGTATTCATGCATTGGATTGGAGTGTTGATTTGGTATTTATCTATGCACTTGTGTCTGTGATTTTTAATCTGTGATAGATTTTTGAGTTTTGATTTTGTTATGATGGGTCATGGTGGGGACTCTGGCATGAAGGCCAGTTTTGAGCATGCAAGAGATTGCATGGAGACTCTGGGCAATGATAATCCCAGCTGCAATGTTTTGGAGAACATGAGTAAGcttcaatctcaatctcaatctgaATCTCTATCCCCTGAGGAGTCGATGATGGGGGACACTGATTGTGAGGTGGTTAGAGAGAATTCGGTGGTAGTTTCCAAGTCCAGAAGCTTTGGTCCTGCTGCTTCGGAGCTTGGTTTTGAGGCAGGGAATTCTGTGGCAGTTTCTAATTCCATCAACAAGAATAGCAGCAGTAGCCAGTGCCATGCCTGTAGATTCTGCCATCGAGTCTTTAGCTCAGGGAGGGCTCTGGGCGGCCATGTGAGAGTGCATGGGACTAGTAGGTCTAATGGGGAATCATCTAGCAGTGGAATTGTTTCTAGGGGTGGCCGTTTATCAACAGATACCTGGATGAAGAAATCCAAGGTACCCACAAGTAGATCCAATGGGAATTCCAACTGGGTCGGAACTGGTAGTAttgaagaggaaggagaagaagcagaggaggaggaagaggagtaCAGAGTGTTGAAAAATATGAATATGGATGTTGAACAGGAGGAATTGAGTGATCACAAGATGGTGTCTCTGTACACACTGAGAAGGAATCCCAAGCGGAGTAGGAGGCTGACAGACGAGGAGTTCAGTATAGATTTGAGTACCAAGAACAACAGAGCCTGTGTTGAGTGTGGGAAGGAGTTTTCCTCATCCAAAGCACTGTTTGGTCATATGAGGTGCCATCCTGAAAGGGAATGGAGGGGAATTCAGCCTCCGGATGATAACACCTACGCTACtgatgatgataatgaggacaatATCAATGGTCATGGTATTGATTTTGCTGCTGCTGCTGCTTTAAGTGGTGTTTCCCCATTGTGCTGGCAGAGCTCCCAGAATTTAGAAGATCTGGaagccaaagaagaagaagaggcagGTTCAGATGATGAGAGTGATGGAGAGAGCATGAAGTCAAGAGAGGAAGCTTATGAACCTGCCTCCTGCAGTCTCACCTGGTCTGTCACTGCAAAAAGAGGTAGGAGAAGACCAGTTAGGCTTATTCAAACTCAACAGGAGGAGGTTGCTGGTGAAGAAGGAAAAGCGGATGTGGATAATAATAATACCGAGGAGCTTGAGGGTGATAATGACACTGCCCGTTTCCTTGTGATGCTTGCTTCTAGTGCTAATAATACCAATACTACTAATAAGGCTAATAGACCAGTGGAGAGACAGTTGACAGAGGAATCGGTATATCATTCAAAGACAAGGAAGTGTGAATATCAGGAAAGTAGTGAGGATCTGGATGCAGGACAAGAGGATCTGGGCCggaagaagatgaggaagaggactGATAAAATCAGTAGACCTGTTGGACTGGGTGCTGGCCTGACTGAAACAGCCGGCAAATATAAATGTAACACATGCAAGAAACTCTTCAATTCTCATCAGGCTTTGGGAGGTCACAGAGCAAGTCACAGGAAAGTCAAGGGTTGTTTTGCAATAACCTATGTCAATGAGGAAGTGGAGGAGGTGACAGAGGAAGAAATTACAGAAGATGGTAGCAGTCAACTGATGATGGAGTATCACCCAGCTGATGTGATTGATATGTGTTCTTCACATGTAAGAGAAGAGGATAAAAGAGCTAATCTCAGTAACTTGGCTCAACAACAGAACATGGAGCTCGCAATTCCAATCAAGAAGGCCAAGGGCCATGAGTGTTCTATCTGCCACAAGGTGTTCCCATCAGGTCAAGCTCTTGGTGGGCACAAGAGATGCCATTGGACTGGTGAAAGAGTTCCAGAGACAGCAGACAGTGTAATTTCAACAGAGAAACAACCAAAGCTATTGCGAGGCCAAGAGAGGGATAAGAAAGAGCCGCTTTTTGATCTCAACGAACCAGCACCAGTGGATGAAGAGGATTTTGAAGCTGCTTATGGCATGATGGAAGTGGTTCCTGCTTTTGCTAAGAGTGTTAATCACAGAATGAAGATGCTTGAAGCTGTGACAAATGCTGGCTTTAGGTATGTAGAGTGTAACATATGTGGCTACAAGTTCGCATCAATGGATGAATTGAGGACTCACCAGATTACCCATGCCTTGATGCCGGCATCTTGATCTTTTTTCCACTCTAGATAAACAAGTGCATCTGGAGATTCAAACATTTTGAGCATTCGTTCTATACAGAAATCTTTTTTCATAGGCATAAATTTGTTTTTGTTAGTTCTTCAAGAGACTAGACTTGAAGACTTCAAgccctgatcttgaaatttgtGGATTGGTGTCATCAGCAAACAATTTCTGATGGAACACGATTCGTGTATAGGCAAACGAAAGCTGACTAtcattatttatcaacaataaGATCTCTGATATGTTTGTACAGAGTTCTGTACTTGACATTTTACAATTCTATACATTCCTTACTTGTTCAATTCTGTATGGCTTTATTCTCAGCTACTGTTGTTTGAAAAGTGCTTGCAAACTTGTATGCTTTCCAGTTTTAAAGcagtctttgatttgttttagaggTAACTGTTTATTTTGTGCAGCAAAACCTAATGGGCAATTATTATGATGTTTCTATACAAGTCAAATGTACAGATTTTGTCATAGTTTGAGTCTTGCGTGAATTGGGATTGAACAGTTTCATAGTTCCTATTCTTAGATCAAATGTGCAGAATGCAGTAAACCTCTGGATCATCTGTATCTCTAATTACCATTGTGTGGGCCAAGGAGAATCATTCCAAGTCTCTAAGCATGACAGTTCAACATGAACGAAAGCTTTGTCAACTACATTGCTCAAGAATTTTTTGTAAGGATCATATCAAAGATTATGACTATTCATGGTGGGGCTGCTAAAGCATATAAAAATGTTTGTTGAGTTGGAAGCATATTGAACAGATCAAAATTGCTCTCTTGGGAAGGGATCTTTCATCTCATTAAGCCAAGTTCAGCCCTTTAGACAGCTGGTCAGTGCTGGTTTCCGATTCCTTTCTTAATGGTCTTGTTCAAactaggtttgcagattaagacTTTTAGGAAAGAAACTAGCAGAGACTCATAGAACTTCCTGGATTCCATAAGAACATCAAGACAGAAGCCAAAGTACAAGATATTTCCAAGCAGATAAGAGAGACAAGATGGGTATCTTGAAACATGGCCATATCAATACAATTTTAACTAAAATACCTCCCCAATTTGATTGTCAAAGATTGTTGTGAAGGTGCATCACACTATACTAGTGCATTATCTACCTTACAAACATTATTATATGTTTCTGTTTGCTGATTATGATGATGAGTGGGACATTGCTGACTTTAGAAGTGTCCTTTGTACACATACAATCATAAACAGAATCAGCATTATTCAGACAGTTTCTGACTGTAGATCAGCATTTGCTACCCTTCCTGTCTGCTTGATTATACAATTACAAGGAAGCTTCTCTAAACCCTCATGTCAATCAGTAATTAAGGATATGTGAATGGCTACATACTTCAAGTACATTAAAAAAAAATGGGACCTCCATTATGCACGCTTTAAAAAGTCCACAGTATTCTATTAGTTAATGTAGTGCTCTGTAGCATCAACAAGCATTTTGCATTTGTCAGTATTCTTGTTGAAAATTAATAAATGGGAACCTTTCTTGTGATCAACTGACTATTGTTGATATGATTACCAATGCCATGTGATTTGTTGGCAAGGCAAGCTTGGTCAGTCAAGCTCCTTATTTTAAACTTAAATCTTTTAGCATAAGAATATTATATTACCTGTTGCATCTTTAGTATAGTAAAACAATTAGCTGTATGTATTCTTTTCTTGTGTTTACTGGATTTGTAACTATTGATATTAAGTGTGATGTCCAAGATGTAACAGTAGCTGAGTAAGTTAAGGAATCAAATTCTATCATACACATTGCATGACAGGTACATATCATCTATAGACATTCTCCTTCGCACAAATTCTCTATGGAATCCTTCCTTACACGTTATGTTCTACTTTTTCAGGTGATATTTTAATTATAGTGTGAATATAGTATTCACACTGTGTAGTTCTaatctttaattttctttttttgggcTCAAAATCTGCAAGCATGACATTCCTTTGAATTGGCTAGTCAGGAACTGTGAGCCTTGTATTTGATGTTAAGTTGGCTTAGTCTTCATAGGAAAGCTATTTAGATACTAGTCATGCCCTTAGCATTGTACctgcaaaaatattttgaattagaaaactcaaaattaaaatggttaatttaaaattaattaaaaataggggTTCATTCTATGACATGTTTGTTAAgcgtgttgttgttgttgtgatcgtAGGGTGGTGTTGCAACTCCTGCTAGGTCACTATGATAGCAGGCTTGTTGCTGATTGGTGAGTTTGAGCCTCACGGGgcattgataaattaattaaatcaattgggTTTGAGCCTCAACATTGATAAATAGCGTTCGTGGGTTTGAGCCAATGTGCTTGCGGGTTTGAGCCTTAGCATTGATAAATTAACTAAAAGAAATTGATTTGTTGGTTGTGactattataataaattttatgatgtataatcttttttatttattgattatttagtCTAGTTTTTAACAGAGTTCTTTATAGCATATGTTATGGTAGTGGGTAAATGAATTTAAACATAAGTCTGCAAGAAAATAATAATGTTTTTATATCTCATATATTATACAAGATTAATGAAGACTAAATTTCATTTAAACTATTTCCTCTTTACAAAAATTTATTATAGTTTTACATTTTATATTATGATGTCATGACTTAGATTTTTTTTATTGCaaatatttagaaataaaattcaaGAATAACTTCTTAGTTTTATTCTTATATTTACATATTCATCTATTGTAACTATGGTTTATCCACTATTTCATGAGTACAAGATGCATGGTATACATACAAAGTTTCTTATTAGAATTGACTTTCATTAGTGAAGAACTTAAAAAGGTTGTACCTTTAGTCATGTTCAAATGttccaaaaaaataaaagaataaactatACACTTTTTTATTATGAGTTGAAGAGTTGGTATAACCTTTACACCTTTAAGATGACATGAAACATGATCAATGATGAATGCATGTCTTGGAAGTACTCAAACAAGAGGCTCCACTAAACTAATAACTAACAAGTTAAAAAAAGTGGGGGCATGCTAAAGAGATTTTACCTTTCCTCCTCAACCAACCATCAATAGATCAAATGCATGCTTTCTTTGTGTGGTGGATGGTAAGGTGAAGTGTTACAAGTGGGTCACAAAATTTATAGGTGTATATTAAGCCAAAACTTATGTCATTCAATATGGTGGAGGTATATATTCTATGCTTTTAAATGATTTGTGTGAGTTCTATAAGTATTTTATGGGGTAAATGGATTTGAAAATTGTGGATGCCAAGTGTAGCACACATTTAAGATAGATTAGACTTACATATTATGCATGTTTGCATTTAACTAATAacaatttgttatttatttgatatgAATCTTCAAGatttttttaaaatgtattaaaAACATATATTAATGAATAACAAGAATGTACTATCatcttttaaaatttatttataatctaGACAGATTTACCTTCTCCCTCTTTCTATATATATGAAATTTAAATTGAatagtaataataaaattaataagtAATAAAATTTCAATTAATAATAATAGAGGTTTAGATTTGGGGTTGGgattgaaagagaggtcacaagttcaaatcccacagtaGATAAGGTATGTATGTCTCAACCAGTCGGTCATATGGACTAAAAAAGAATCTTTCAATGGTGGTAATGTTGTTGTTTTGACCATCAAAGTTCAAATTCCCCTATTGTAATCACAAGTTTGTACCTTCGTTGATCCAATGTGCTCAAGGGTTTGAGCCTCAGCATTATTAAATGGGGATGAGGTCTCCCATTTGTGACCTCACAGATTCATAACTCCATATCAAAAGCATTCAGCTTTGTAAGATAGGTTGAACTAAATGTATTACATTAAACTAATATCTTCTGGAAATGGGGAAAGGTCTCCAGGATATTATACTTGTTAAATCTCTCTGTAATTTCTTTTATACTTATATGGAACTCTTTCCCATCTCAGAATGGACACTAATCATCTTCTCTGTCTGGTAACTGATTGAACATTTCAACTTTGCTACAAAAGGCACTACATCAAACAAAGAATAACCCAAACCGACTAATAAGACAACCTAAAACACGTCACATTATTCTGGCTCACTGAAAGGCATAAAATCCCACTTTGAGTTTTCTTAGTTGCTATCACATGTGCAGAGATTCAATTTATTTTAGCAGCAGGCAATAGTGAACTTGGATATAGAGATCACTACTGTTTCCACTAACAAACTGCACCCCATCAAATGGGCAGCTACAGAGAAGATCTGCACCATTGATATGGTACAGTTTGTATGCCTATGGGGTCACCAGAATGCACTCATTCATAGTGGTTTTTATAAGTCTACTTTATATTTATACATTATGGAAGGTCCCATAGCCGGTGCCTTGTCAGTTTGCAGGCCAAATATCGTACAGTTAGAGATACACTAAAACCCAAGACTAGGTTGTGAAGTATAAATCATAGAGAAAAGCACTGAAATGTACTGTAACGTCCCAATAGTAAAATTCACATTTCACTTGCTGCCAAAGCCTGTGGTCCAACTGGAGAAACACAAGGGCTTGGAAAGACTAAAGTTGCTGTCAACTTTATGACAATAGAGTCAGACTTCTCCAGATGCTTGATGAAAATAGAATGGGATTGTACTGAAAGGGAGATGTTAGAAATAATCAAGTAGTTAAACCAAGAGTATCTGCATATGGGAAAAGGATATTTGTGCTAAGTAATGAAGACAAATTAACATTTGTTGCTGAAGATGTGCAGGCTCAAAATTCAAAAGATGGTAGTAAAATGTATGAAAAGACTTAGAACTGCTGCTAATATGTGTCTGGCTGAGGATGAGGGCTGCACAAAGTGTGGAACATATGTAAAGGAAAATGTTTGGATTGCATACATGATAGGACAAAAGGGCCTGTTAGGTCAGATTTGCACTGGAAGATGCCCATCTGGGTTTATCCTAAGCTTAACTTTAGGTTGAAGATTGAACTGATGGAAACTCAGAACTGCCAACCAATTAATCATAGATCTTTTCTATGTATCCAATAGAATGGATCTGCCCACATGAAATATGGTTGGTATGAAGTTGACAACAGGTCATAAACGTGATCCTCCTAGAAGACTAGAAAACAAGGCTTCTCAGAGGAAAAATCTCCAACTTAGTGTAAGCTAAACTAACCCCACATAAATTGACATGATAACACAAATATCGGCAAGTTCTTGTGTGCAGAGTGGTGGCACAGTTGTAGAAAAGGTCAAAAGCCTAGCAGATAAGGCCATCCTTGATCATATGTATTTGTTTGTAGGGAGACTATTTAGTGGCAATGTTGAAAAATCTGATTCTGTAATTGAATACAAAAGTAGATAGTTCAACAGCAATTGATGGGGATTTGACATGTACTTTTTCAGGTGCTGAAAATGGTAGAAAGAAATGTCAGTTAATTATGTCTTATTCCCTATGATTTAGGCAGTTTGTTCCCCTTTTTTTTGAGTTTCTTCCAAGTCTTGCTTTACTAATGACCAGTCCATGACTCAAAGTAAATATGGTAATTTAAGAAAACCTGTTTGTCCTATCATTCACTCTCTGCCAATTGCCAACCACGCCTAATAGTACACCCACTGTCTTATGATTCAGTCTGCCAACCACGTGTCCCTTAACAGATACAATACACTCCAATCCTACAGCAAGGGATATGCCATTATAATTGGCAGTAAAGAAGATATCCCAAAGGCAACAACCACAAGCTGGAGGGACCCACAAATCACAGAGCAGCCCTAAAGAACAAAGTAACAATGACTTTCACTATTATTTATATCCAAGAAAATCTAAGGTCCAATTCATTTCCCTCAGTCCTGATGAATCAATGTGGCAATGAAGCTCAGGGACCCACATATCACAGAGCAACCCTAAAGAACAAAGTAACACTGACTTTCACTATAATCAATACCTATGAAAATCTAAGGCCCAATTCATTTCCCTCTGCCCCTGTTGAAGCAATGTGGTAATGACACTCCATAAACCATATTTTAGGCTTTTGGTCAGTTGCTTAACATGTTCATTTCTGGGAAAGTTAGTTTTCTGTCTGATAAGAGCTATATACTGGTGGACTATTCTAGGAGAGAGAAGACCCACAAATCACAGAGAAACCCTAAAGAACAAAAGTAACACTGACTTTCACTGTAATCAATACTCAAGAAAATCTAAGGCCCAATTCATTTCCCTCTGCTCCGGATGAAACAATGTGGCAATGAAGCTCAGGGACCCACGAATCACAGAGCAACCCTAAAGAACAAAGTAACACTGCCTTTCACTATATTACTTTCACTATAATCAATACCCAGGAAAATCTAAGGCCCAATTTTTTCCCTCTGCCCCTGTTGAAGCAATGTGGTAATGAAGCTCCATAAGCCATATTTTAGGCCTCTGGTCAGTTGGTTAACATGTTCATTTCTGGGAAAGTTAGTTTTCTGTCTGATCAGAGCTATGTACTGGTGGACTGTTCTAGGAAGGGAAAGACCCACAAATCACAGAGAACCCAAGAAAATCTAAAGACCCACAAATCACAGAGAACCCAAGAAAATCTAAGGCCCAGTTCATTTCCCTCTGCTCCTGTTGAAGCAATGTGGCAGTAAAACTCCATAAATCATCTTTTAGGTCTCTGGTCAGTTGCTTAACAGTTTTATTTCTGGGAAAGTAAATTTTCTATCTATCTAATCAGAGCTCTATAATGGTGGACTGTTCTAGGAGGGGGAAATCACATTGGATACAGACTGCACAACTTCCCAAATGGAGTTCTCGTCAGCCAACAACCATTGACATACCACATCAGTCCAATGGAAAAGCCTTGCAGAGTGGGAAGCTGTCTTCAATCTACAATGCCTCCAAATTCCAAGTTCAATTGTTTTTAGGTTGCTGAACATGAAAGTCACATTTTTTGTGGTAATATACAATGCAACCAAAATACCCAATTTTTTAACCCTTTTCTTGTTCACGTGCCTAAGAAAACCTCATTTATTAGTATTTAATATTTTTTCAGTTACAGTGTTGATTTTTTCTTTTACCCTCAAGGAGGTATTCCTTCACCATTGGGCACCCACTTGATATTAGATCACGACCCATTTGCATTATAATATTCTTAAGAGGTAGGTATATGAACATAGTGGGAACTGGGATATAATATTCCAAATACATTTTTACCTTGCTACATTGTTTAGGCAAATAGCATAGCGGTGCTAAACTTTGAGACAACTTAATTGGGTTTGCTTGAATCACCACCACTTTACTTCACATgccttcaatttctttgcaaaccaTTATCATTCATGTAATGAAGACTAGAATATGTCATTGGGGTCACAAATTTAGGATTGGGCAATCTACATCTTATTCAACATTTTTGGTTAGTGTAAAAGATGGGATAAGGGATATCATTTGGAAATTTGGAAAAGGGACATGATTTGAGTGTAATATTTATATATAGTAATAAAGTTGTTTGAAAATTGATGTTTTATTTTTATGTGAAAAAAAATCTATAAGAAGATATATTTAATGTCAAGAGAAGTGTCATCCAATCTTTGCGTTAATGTCTCCATTAAAATTGTATCAAATTTtatgttgtatgtatgtatgtaggtatgtatgtacacacatatatatttgtatatacatacatacatgcatgcatacatacatatagacacaaacatatatatacacatatctacacaaatacatatatgcatacataaacatacatatattattgaaaaaaataaaactatttatttttaaaaaaatcatgagTAATACAAACAAGCTCCAACAGCTAGATAACCTAGATAAAGGAGATGAGATAATATCAATACTAAACATGGTTtgtttgtttatttgtttgtttttgGGGGGAGatgatacaaataaaataaaaagggaacAAAGACCTAAGTTCAAATgcaactgtagacgtataaaattgaccatattcctaaatgaatatttaatgttcattttattctcgttcttctatttagttaaatctaatttaattaaatcacccacattcctctatttaaattaaataaattattcaatttatttatttaagttcacttaagccttttatatcatttaattgaataaatcattttatttaattaaatcccttctctctactttttaattaaatttacatttaattaaatagttcaccccaattaaataaatctaatttatttaaaatccccaacttgcaaccaaattaaaataaagcaatttattttaattaaatcctattatccctcacccacttgcatttccctacatctcctacttgcctcctaaccctcttcctaaattcttcta encodes:
- the LOC131026766 gene encoding uncharacterized protein LOC131026766 — encoded protein: MMGHGGDSGMKASFEHARDCMETLGNDNPSCNVLENMSKLQSQSQSESLSPEESMMGDTDCEVVRENSVVVSKSRSFGPAASELGFEAGNSVAVSNSINKNSSSSQCHACRFCHRVFSSGRALGGHVRVHGTSRSNGESSSSGIVSRGGRLSTDTWMKKSKVPTSRSNGNSNWVGTGSIEEEGEEAEEEEEEYRVLKNMNMDVEQEELSDHKMVSLYTLRRNPKRSRRLTDEEFSIDLSTKNNRACVECGKEFSSSKALFGHMRCHPEREWRGIQPPDDNTYATDDDNEDNINGHGIDFAAAAALSGVSPLCWQSSQNLEDLEAKEEEEAGSDDESDGESMKSREEAYEPASCSLTWSVTAKRGRRRPVRLIQTQQEEVAGEEGKADVDNNNTEELEGDNDTARFLVMLASSANNTNTTNKANRPVERQLTEESVYHSKTRKCEYQESSEDLDAGQEDLGRKKMRKRTDKISRPVGLGAGLTETAGKYKCNTCKKLFNSHQALGGHRASHRKVKGCFAITYVNEEVEEVTEEEITEDGSSQLMMEYHPADVIDMCSSHVREEDKRANLSNLAQQQNMELAIPIKKAKGHECSICHKVFPSGQALGGHKRCHWTGERVPETADSVISTEKQPKLLRGQERDKKEPLFDLNEPAPVDEEDFEAAYGMMEVVPAFAKSVNHRMKMLEAVTNAGFRYVECNICGYKFASMDELRTHQITHALMPAS